The sequence TGTCGGCGGCGAAATAGCCGCTCCGGTGTGCAGGAGATAAATGTACTATCCGGGCTAAATTGAAAACCAAACTGAAAGCTATTTGGGTTACGCCCCTGCCAGCAGGCCAGTAGCATCCAAGGATTAATTTCCTCGTTAATTTCAAGTTGAGTCAGACGAGATAATACTACCTTAGGGGTTTCTTTGATAAATTTGGGGTGAGTTACCTTATTGACTAACTCGGTCCAATGATAACGATCTGGCCTATCATTACGTCCTAACAGGCTGACTTTGTTTGGTGGTGGTAGTGGTTTTGGGGCGGCTAAGCTGGCTAAGCTATCGATGGCATTTCGCCGCTCAGATTCGGTATCCTGGTTTTCACAATTTAAATTGACTAGTAACTTATATTCAGTACCGCTGCGTCTTAGCTCTATTCTGGGCAAAACAAATCTGGCTCTGCCAAATTCAGGCCAAGACTCAGTCGTTCTGTCGAACGCGACACCGCCGTAATAACGAATGTCCTGATTATTGGATAATGCGCGCTGTTCCTGGTACGCCATGGCGAGCTGATTATCGTCTGAGGCTTCCTCATAGAAGAAATCTTTACAGTTACCGATTGCAGATACTTCTTCCTCTGTGTCTCTGCCTTTCCAATAGATCCTCGGATAAATTGGCTGGGCAGATAACCAGGCTATAGCTGGTATGGCTTTAATGCTGACAGACAGTTGAATAATGGGATCGCTAGGGGACTGGAAATTGAATTGTTTCAGCTTGTCAGTAAGAGATGAAATAGCCTGTGACAAGATTAGGGCAGCCAATAAAAACTCCAAATAGATCAGAACAGTGAAAGGTCATGTTGTGGCATGAACTCAGTTGCTAAGACTCATAAACAATCGGTAATAAGAATCTTTACCACAAAGTAAAGGGCGAGCTAAAAACTGTCAAGTTATAGGCCATCAAGCTGTGAGCTTGAACTAAATTTCGGCAGTGTAACGCCCTTATGACTATAGAAGTAAAAGTGAGAGGTGACCCTATTCAGAACATCAGACTTTAAATTAAGCCGTTACTAAACTAAATGAGATGTTCACGGTATGTTTTTAA is a genomic window of Shewanella psychrophila containing:
- a CDS encoding isochorismate synthase, whose product is MAALILSQAISSLTDKLKQFNFQSPSDPIIQLSVSIKAIPAIAWLSAQPIYPRIYWKGRDTEEEVSAIGNCKDFFYEEASDDNQLAMAYQEQRALSNNQDIRYYGGVAFDRTTESWPEFGRARFVLPRIELRRSGTEYKLLVNLNCENQDTESERRNAIDSLASLAAPKPLPPPNKVSLLGRNDRPDRYHWTELVNKVTHPKFIKETPKVVLSRLTQLEINEEINPWMLLACWQGRNPNSFQFGFQFSPDSTFISCTPERLFRRRQRELFTEALAGTTTRGLNQEEDALLATQLMKDSKNSHENQLVRQHIVDVLTPLSNYVGAEETPKVFKLSHIQHLHRSIRAELKPGVDDFQLLLALHPTPAVGGLPKEPAMNFIRQREGYNRGWYAGACGYFNKYESEFAVAIRSALIEPGRINLFAGAGIVSGSEADAEWVELENKLTTILSILTEL